A window of the Vigna angularis cultivar LongXiaoDou No.4 chromosome 3, ASM1680809v1, whole genome shotgun sequence genome harbors these coding sequences:
- the LOC108323096 gene encoding GDSL esterase/lipase At5g33370-like translates to MASFPIFGSYVVWSLVTALAFTSFNLKGAEAARAFFVFGDSLVDNGNNNYLVTTARADAPPYGIDYPTHTPTGRFSNGLNIPDFISEALGSEPTLPYLSPELDGEKLLVGANFASAGIGVLVDTGIQFVNIIRMPRQLEYFQQYQQRVSALIGEEETRKLVNGALVLITCGGNDFVNNYFLVPNPARSRQFAIPDYVTYVISEYKKILQRLYDLGARRVLVTGTGPLGCVPAELAMRGRNGECSEELQSASSLYNPQLVEMITQLNDELGSDVFVAANTHLMHDDFVTNPQAYGFVTSKVACCGQGPFNGVGLCTVASNLCPDRDTLAFWDPFHPSEKANRLIVQQIMTGASNYMKPFNLSTILALDSNKY, encoded by the exons ATGGCTAGCTTTCCCATTTTCGGGTCTTACGTTGTTTGGAGTCTAGTGACGGCACTAGCATTCACCAGTTTCAATTTGAAGGGGGCAGAGGCAGCACGAGCCTTCTTTGTGTTTGGAGATTCACTTGTTGATAACGGCAACAACAACTACCTAGTCACCACAGCTAGAGCAGATGCTCCACCTTATGGCATTGATTATCCAACTCACACACCCACTGGACGTTTCTCCAATGGCCTCAACATACCTGATTTTATCA GTGAAGCACTTGGGTCCGAGCCCACCTTGCCATATTTAAGCCCTGAGCTTGACGGGGAAAAATTGCTGGTTGGTGCCAACTTTGCTTCTGCCGGCATTGGAGTCCTCGTTGACACTGGAATCCAAttt GTAAACATTATCAGAATGCCAAGACAACTAGAATACTTCCAACAATACCAACAAAGGGTGAGTGCCCTTATAGGAGAGGAGGAAACAAGGAAATTAGTGAATGGAGCACTAGTTCTTATCACCTGTGGAGGTAACGATTTTGTGAATAACTACTTCTTGGTGCCTAACCCTGCTAGATCCCGCCAATTCGCTATACCAGATTATGTCACCTATGTCATCTCTGAGTACAAGAAGATTCTACAG AGGCTGTATGATCTTGGAGCACGTAGGGTTTTGGTGACAGGAACCGGACCGCTGGGTTGTGTTCCGGCGGAATTAGCCATGCGAGGCAGAAATGGCGAATGCTCAGAGGAGCTACAGAGTGCGTCTTCCTTGTACAATCCACAACTTGTTGAGATGATCACGCAACTCAATGACGAACTTGGTTCAGATGTCTTCGTTGCAGCAAACACACATCTCATGCACGATGATTTCGTCACTAATCCTCAAGCATACG GATTTGTTACCTCAAAAGTTGCGTGTTGCGGTCAAGGACCCTTTAATGGTGTTGGATTGTGCACGGTGGCGTCGAACTTATGTCCAGATCGTGACACACTTGCATTTTGGGACCCATTCCATCCATCGGAAAAGGCTAACAGGTTGATCGTTCAGCAGATTATGACAGGAGCCTCCAACTACATGAAACCTTTCAATCTCTCAACCATTTTGGCCTTGGACTCCAACAAATACTAA